A window from Toxoplasma gondii ME49 chromosome IX, whole genome shotgun sequence encodes these proteins:
- a CDS encoding hypothetical protein (encoded by transcript TGME49_289260): protein MKTFASSLDTLQGLCPTASDPDAIGLPSAPDSEAQLQRRTELESVSSTPKCFEITEGNFERDAEAAAALSEARDASESNEQFFLRMESPEDSLSRSGSTARRGEAEVRSAKSFQRETGKEESEEAPPASSKLVYLLQNAEARREFLSTAINAVTPVHRHATPWADDDLCPASASSSRDASPCLSIGRIQGEDEGETRQTERRETHLSSDKDADKDAVQAFGRETSSPSRGPCSGGSVERKEGGRGREKLLSASTHQNGTREGRPCRATKGEGRDKVASVKSSIYNVYGKPRAKHQFACPDRFISKMIVARKHGERSAEFSPNEKYQTVEAPVDRKIKTASMCPFTQPKASQVRSPKEQPQRLVEVFPSHLDFGVCKVGERMRLGTRVRNIDSDVCRFSVALEHTGPEEAFEIQLFYTAGRVAPGLCLEIIADLVASSPGPISAAIIVTHKAHLIRVPITAQAV, encoded by the exons ATGAAGACTTTCGCGTCCTCGCTGGACACACTCCAGGGCCTTTGCCCCACCGCTTCTGATCCAG ACGCCATAGGCCTCCCATCTGCTCCAGACTCGGAAGCACAACTTCAGAGACGAACGGAGCTGGAGAGCGTCTCTTCGACCCCAAAGTGTTTCGAAATAACGGAGGGAAATTttgagagagacgcggaagccGCTGCTGCGTTGTCCGAGGCGCGCGACGCTTCTGAGTCGAACGAACAATTTTTCTTGCGGATGGAGTCGCCTGAAGACTCATTGTCGCGTTCTGGGTCGACTGCTCGGAGGGGAGAGGCTGAGGTCCGAAGCGCGAAGAGttttcagagagagacggggaaagaagaatcGGAGG AAGCACCGCCAGCATCCTCCAAGCTGGTGTATCTTTTGCAGAACGCAGAGGCAAGACGGGAGTTCCTCAGCACAGCGATAAATGCAGTGACGCCTGTGCACCGGCATGCGACGCCGTGGGCAGATGACGACTTGTGCCCTGCCTCAGCTTCAAGTTCCAGGGAcgcctctccctgtctctcgatCGGTCGGATCCAAGGCGAAGatgagggagagacacgccaaactgagaggcgagagacacaccTGAGCTCCGACAAAGACGCCGACAAAGACGCAGTGCAGGCGTTTGGGCGGGAAACCTCAAGTCCCTCACGAGGACCTTGCTCTGGCGGAAGTgtagaaagaaaagaaggcggtcgaggcagagagaaacttcTCAGCGCCAGCACCCATCAGAATGGAACGCGGGAAGGGCGGCCTTGCAGAGCGACGAaaggcgagggaagagacaaggTGGCAAGCGTGAAGTCGTCGATCTACAACGTGTACGGAAAACCAAGAGCGAAGCACCAGTTCGCCTGCCCAGATCGATTCATCTCCAAGATGATCGTCGCCAGAAAAcacggggagagaagcgccgaGTTCAGTCCGAATGAAAAATATCAAACCGTCGAAGCGCCGGTCGACAGAAAAATCAAAACTGCGTCCATGTGCCCCTTCACGCAACCCAAGGCCTCCCAG GTCCGGTCTCCAAAGGAACAGCCGCAGAGACTTGTCGAAGTTTTCCCAAGTCATTTGGATTTCGGCGTCTGCAAGGTGGGAGAGCGCATGCGGCTGGGCACCCGAGTGCGAAACATCGACTCCGATGTCTGTCGATTTTCGGTCGCCCTCGAGCACACAGGTCCCGAGGAAGCATTTGAAATTCAACTCTTCTACACAGCAGGACGA GTCGCCCCTGGTCTCTGTTTGGAAATTATTGCGGACCTcgttgcctcttctcccggtCCGATTTCTGCGGCGATTATTGTCACACACAAAGCGCATTTAATTCGCGTTCCGATCACGGCTCAGGCTGTGTAG